caggcaggcaggcaggcaggcaggcatgCTTGCCTTCGTCGCCCAAGAAAAGCGCCAGATATGAGCACGGCAAACCAGAGGGAAGTGTTGTGAATCATCCGGAATCCCACTATTCGTCATCTGGCTGGAAGAAGCCGTGTGTTTCGTTCAACATCATGTCCGCCAGCACGTTTTTGTCGTTCCTGGCTGTCTTGAGAGCAGCCTGAATCTTCTCCAGGCAAACTTGTTCGTTGGGCTCCGCAGCTCCATCGACAGTGAGCTTGTGACCGTATTGTTGGATGATTTGGCACGAATCCCTGATCTTGTTGAAACCGAGGGTGGCTGAAGAACCCTTCAAGAAATGGCCCAGACTCGACAGCGTCTCGAGCCTCTTGCCGTTGTCGAGCTTCTCATTGTTCCTGATCAACCAACCCTCGTATTAGCTCCGGGGGTCCTCGAGAAGCATCAAGTCAAGCTCGCACAGCATGAAAGCGCCGAAAGAGGACAGTGCGGCCCTGATCCGGCCCAGAGCACTTACAAAACCTCCTCAATCTTGACAAAGGTCTCCTCAGCTTGGTCAAAGAAGTTGGTGACCAAGGACTTGCTGAACTCGCGCttgtcgtcatcgtccaTCTCTAGGATCTGTTCAAAGATCCCATTGTCGACGTGCTCTCCGAAATCCGGCATTATGTCTTGATCTTCCTGTGTATTTGCGCTCGTGGTTAGTTGCCGATCGGAAAGAGGAGTAGACCCAAAGCTGCACCATGTCGACGAACCCTATCGTCATCGTAATGTGAATGCATGGTGGGCTGCGGAAACCGAATGCAATGCAAAGCGCGTTGACGTAATGGAAccagagaaaaaaaaaagtttagGAGAGGAGTTCAACCCGGACAAGACCGGataaggggggaggggaggggggaatggggggaaagggagggccttattttcttcttccttctcaccCCGAGCTGAAAAGTGCTCGCGACTCGTGTGTGAACACACCAAGGTGGAAATTGTGCATGTGTGTAATGTAATGCCTGGGGACTGTATGTGGCACGAACCTTGTGAAGAGGGGACCCGGGCGTCTGCTGATCTGGAACGGGGAGGGATCGGGGGCGCGGGGAAGATGCAGAATACAGAAATGCAGATGGAGAAGAGGCTCGAAGAGGGAAGGCTTACACGACGGGGTCGAGGTCAGTTTCGAGGTACAATGGAAACTGAAGAGACAGCACGGtgacgaagatgatgggAGTGCGGATGTTTTGTCGAAAACGGGCGGCGTCACACAGGAGAAACTTACATGTACAGGCCGTCAAAGGGACGGCGAGCGGGCTGGACAAGAGGCGGGCGGCGTCTGACGGACGGACTAGCGACAGCAGATTGCGAGAGGAGACGGCGTTGACAGGGGTGAGATTTTCGAGATTCTTATTTGCGCGCGTCACCGGAGACAGCGAGGAGGTGCGGAGTGAGGGTGGGGCCCAGCTTCTTAGTATAACGGCGACAAGCACACtgaggtggaagaagggtTCAGAGCAGATGCTGGAAAAGGCAGCACcagaaaaaaataagaggGTCACTTTTGTAATGGAGGCGACGAGAACCCGTTCAGCGGCTAGGTCCTGGGCGACGATCCCACCGGAACGCAGACCAATGGGCAACAACGGGCAGGGCAACGAGGGCAACGGCGGGGGGTACACTTGGGAGGGGCTTTGGCTTTGTCGTCGGACAACAACGGGCAGTTAgttggaggttgatgaggcAACACAGCCTTGACGTTTTTGGGTTGAATATGTCAAAATGTTTCGAGGGACGTggtcgatgttgatgttgatgttgatgttggattGAATTGTTGGTGGTGTGCAGGTTGGGAAAGGTCAGAGGCAGAGAGAAAGTGTGCTCAATGACGAACGAGGTGACGGGAAGTGCTTGGTCTTGAGGGTTCAATGTGACGTTAGGTTGAACGGCATGGAGGAACTCGCACAGGAACCTGAAAAGGGCACGGGCAGTCAACAGCTGAGGTGCTGAGGTTGGGACAGAAGAGACGGAGATGGACTTGATACTATTAGCTGCCTGACGTGGGAGATGGGCAGCATGCCCGGACAACCTcaacgagaagaagatgaagaaaaagCGAAAAAGGGTCCTCCTTCCCAGGGCAGCAAGACCCTCCTCCCGTCATGCCTCGAGGTTCTAACTGCAAAATGTTTAGCTTTACCCCTCGCATGGTCGCGTGGTGGGTTTGGCCCAGAGGTTCCAGGTTCCGTGTGGAATTCTGGCGCCGGTGGGGTGGAGCGCCTAGTCGGGCTCCCTGGTACACTACGGACCACGCAGCCACGGTACCTCAAAGGTAACCAAAAGGCACAGATTGAATTGTGTACTTTTACGTATCAAAACCACTGCAGTGATACCACCTATATATCGCGTGCCTCAAGTATGATGACGCCCTATGCTATCGGGCTTTGTCAAACTTCCCAGCCGCTGGCGCCGAGCTGAACCACCTGAACGATCTGACTCAACTGGCAAAACGATGATCAAGGACTGCGAGGTTGTCACTAAGTCTCTGAGGCATCGGAATTGGTGGTTCATTGGCGattaaaaaaaggaaaacgaTGAAAGATCCAGAATGGAGGGACCCCGAAATGATACGTCAGTTCCTGGTAGCCTTTCCTGCAGTGGCAGAAGcgggggaagtggaaggacgCAAAGGAACAATGAAAAGAGCAGGTTGCTTCCACATCGTTACCCCAATTTCAATGTTAGTGATTTCTGGTACATTGCACGTATTTCACTAACTGGCTTGGGCCAATCTCGACGCCAAGTACCTGTAGTATGTACACACACAGCTCGTGTGAGCTGCCGCTTACACAGAAGGGTGGCAGGTACTGTACCTCAGTCCTCAGCTACTTCCAAGCTCCAAAAATGGTTGCCACAAATGTCTTAGGCCCTGATCGGCTCAAACTGTTCATGGAACAGTATGGAGGATTTAGTTacatcctctccctctcgtGCCAAGTAATATGGGTGGATTAATGCGACCGTACCGATTTAGCGTTGCATTAGTGTAGCGATAGCCAAACCTAACCGTTTATAGTGTAGTTGGCCAAGGCCTGCTCACCGCCTTGTAGTGTCGCCTGAAAAACAAGGTTAGACCCCGCACTAATCCAATTTCCGGTATAATTCCGACTTACACGTAAAACACCAGCCAAAATACGTCCTATATCGAAAAGATAAAcccctaaaataaatatataactctattaaatagtttaagcGGTTTACCGTTAtcgtatttactaaatagtaaaggcGATGAGTAATAGAGTAGTTTTTGTAATATACTTTTGtagctacttaataatattcttaaactGTTTAGTAATAACGATTAACTACTAGACTTCCCTACCCTCGACTTTAACGATAGTCAACTTATATACCCGGCCgactatagttaaattaataatacctaacCTTCCCAATTGTATTTACTCGATAATAATTAGTGATTTGGGGTGGCATACGAGAACATATGCGTTGATTTTCTGCGgtgatttttcttttttttcgaatttttaataagaatactgGATCAGAAGACGCACTTTCTAGATTGAACAGATCTGAACAGTTAGCATAGACGAaagataaagaataaagggcTAACCTAATAAGATAATGGACTGGAAGAGGTAGAAAAATAAGGATgataaaaggaaagaaaaggaaggggaagacaTCGAACTTTAGAAGACAAGATAACAAATCATTACAATATTCAATTCATcgctatactaaataatcagtcttttaattttaattcttagtagaaaaagaataatttacttttaataatctcTAATcatctacctctatttacctattatattaaataatcatTTATCCCTCTCGAGGGAATATCCACTTATTTCtctatctacctctaggaaGAGGATGCCAAAAAATCTAATAACTATCCTTACTTTCCACCGAAAACTAAacattaaactatataataagatacataatattaataaaccgtATCTAGCTTAATACCTCCTATTTCAACCTTCCGAAAAAggtttaaaaattatttactacctaactctacctaattaaacATCCAAGAActataatccttataataattatagtagtattagtattattattataatcttcttactattttaaattaataataaggacgaAATAAGTGCTAAACCCTGTACTAAACTGGCTAAAACAAATATAGGAACTTTGTAATTTCCTACCCTCATTGAGGTTTGCccgataattattagcgaGGCCTAATTAATCGTTATAGaaaaagtttaaatagccttattttaaaaaagtataaagatcCTTAGTACCAGATATTCGCTATAGTCTAGGGCCCTCGATAATATCCAATatacaactatattaatagccgtaCTAAGATCGCtgataatataattaattagtagttatcCGACtactattcgaatataatattagagtacggataataaaataaataactaataagAAAGATATACGAACGAATATCCGAACAACGATAATTGAAcgtaaataagtataaacgaaagataaattactaaatagtaatagctcaattatataacctaataaataaataaatatccaattaatagtatctaaataaaagtaaaaatagaatagacgattaataggctacttaagcagtaatttaattaaaaaactatctaagaataataagtaataaaagaatCCGCCGATaaactaaagtaaatatcGACTTTAGGCCTTTAGGaactaatatccttaaatttataatatatagcctTTACCTAAGTGTAAAAAGATTAGATAATACCTAAACCCTTTTTCTTCAaaaacttataattaatccctaaaaggaagggtattaattattacctccaaactcttcctttatataatatactagtaataactataaatagaCTTTAAGGATCGTAATTATTACCATTATTATATTTCAAGAACTAAAaggaggtaattaattactataaatccttatCAGAggggctttaataataatattatcggtATAAATAGGAACTACCGCTCTCAAATAccaataataaaggtagaaaggaaaaaaagatagaaaataaaaactAAAGAAGTTCCTTTTGcctaagaaaaaaaagaggaaaggaatattgaaagaataagaagagaagaaaaccGGATAGCGATTTCTAATTAGAGAGGGTACAATAATACCTAAccaataaaaaaataattaaaaggaaacTGGAAACCTTTAAATccgaaagaaaaggaggataaaaaacagattaaataatatacaagTAGAATAAACAATACCAACAAGATCCAAAACAATAGAAATATCTTTACAATCTTAATTTCGCAAactaattagaaaatattagattaacctcctatattagtactagaactattcttattatcctttcTAAATCCtacttttccttcttctaccccTATATTAGAAACTACCTTTTTCCCGTTTctataatctaattaatctCCAACCCCTTTACTAATTCTATCGAAACTCCTATTACTAATCTTTTTTAAGAACCCCTTTATAAACctaaataagaataaccgCTATTAAATCCCTAACTACTACCGTAATAGCGAATACAactaacctactataaaaAACTTACTAATACATTTACCTAGccctatttataccctatattcGCATACCTTATCTACCTCTTCGCCTAAT
The Neurospora crassa OR74A linkage group II, whole genome shotgun sequence DNA segment above includes these coding regions:
- the hpt-1 gene encoding histidine phosphotransferase-1, variant 1 yields the protein MPDFGEHVDNGIFEQILEMDDDDKREFSKSLVTNFFDQAEETFVKIEEVLNNEKLDNGKRLETLSSLGHFLKGSSATLGFNKIRDSCQIIQQYGHKLTVDGAAEPNEQVCLEKIQAALKTARNDKNVLADMMLNETHGFFQPDDE
- the hpt-1 gene encoding histidine phosphotransferase-1: MHSHYDDDREDQDIMPDFGEHVDNGIFEQILEMDDDDKREFSKSLVTNFFDQAEETFVKIEEVLNNEKLDNGKRLETLSSLGHFLKGSSATLGFNKIRDSCQIIQQYGHKLTVDGAAEPNEQVCLEKIQAALKTARNDKNVLADMMLNETHGFFQPDDE